One Solanum pennellii chromosome 10, SPENNV200 genomic region harbors:
- the LOC107002673 gene encoding uncharacterized protein At5g41620, protein MPRQNQAMVEGLIPKIRKRGCSSSSSASSKVYNYRFKRAILVGKSRNGLGLGLGLRGSRSSTPVPSWRATPLRNVVESPKQSLGGGISQPVSARKLAATLWEMNEMPSPRITEEDLEKKKKMMMKKEKIRAGHMSSGSVSGSLPPHLCDPSHSPVSERMDRSGTGSYQKRSSSTSRRPRTTDHNVGMLDSLSSASFMELETRSRAQTPRGSVPGFGSRLKDVSNALTTSKELLKIINRIWAHADQPSSSTSLVSALHTELERARLQVNQLIQDQRSDQNEINYLLKCFAEEKAAWKNKEQQAVEAAIESVANELEVERKLRRRFESLNKKLGKELSDSKASFVKAVQELESEKRAREVMEQVCDELARDIGEDRAEAEEMKRESAKVQEELEQEREMLQLADRLREERAHVKLSEAKNHFEEKNSAIDKLRKQLEGFLGKKKTKGKRNGSLNFRNNEDTASLSKEKDDDGEVENVADCGEDSAESDLHSIELNMDNSNKSYNWAYPSNVVRESKRISVDERRTRNSIAGQPRRSTPIQRSISGGVVEYVNQAANLPTSGDGLDRERLHELEKLGQRYSYLDEAQRLKAVKGLKDHLLASSGTGSCKDISSPIRQWEQPWPSRDPCGTIQEKSSIIQGSATKSRLGEGQSVRRSRR, encoded by the exons ATGCCAAGGCAGAATCAGGCTATGGTGGAGGGTTTAATACCCAAGATCCGTAAAAGGGGttgttcatcttcttcatctgcATCATCAAAAGTGTATAACTACAGATTTAAACGGGCTATTTTAGTTGGGAAATCAAGAAACGGGCTCGGGCTTGGGCTCGGGCTAAGAGGGTCTAGATCCAGTACACCAGTGCCAAGTTGGAGGGCAACTCCATTGAGAAACGTTGTTGAGTCACCCAAACAGTCCCTTGGTGGTGGGATATCACAGCCAGTTTCAGCTAGAAAACTTGCAGCTACATTGTGGGAAATGAATGAAATGCCTTCACCAAGAATAACTGAGGAAGActtggagaaaaagaagaagatgatgatgaagaaggagaaaattCGGGCTGGTCATATGAGTTCGGGCTCTGTTTCGGGCTCTTTGCCTCCTCATTTGTGTGATCCATCTCATAGCCCGGTTTCTGAG AGGATGGATCGATCTGGAACAGGAAGCTATCAGAAGAGATCATCATCAACTTCTCGTAGACCAAGGACTACAGACCATAATGTTGGGATGTTAGATTCTTTAAGCAGCGCCAGTTTTATGGAG CTTGAGACCAGATCTCGTGCCCAGACTCCACGGGGATCAGTGCCTGGTTTTGGCAGTCGTCTGAAGGATGTTAGTAACGCTTTGACAACATCGAAAGAGCTTCTGAAAATAATCAACCGAATTTGGGCTCATGCTGATCAACCTTCATCTAGCACGTCACTTGTCTCTGCGTTACACACTGAGCTGGAAAGGGCCCGCCTGCAGGTGAACCAGCTTATTCAAGACCAGCGCTCGGATCAAAATGAGATTAATTATCTCCTTAAATGTTTTGCTGAAGAGAAAGCAGCTTGGAAGAATAAAGAGCAACAGGCAGTTGAGGCTGCAATTGAGTCGGTTGCAAATGAACTTGAGGTAGAGAGAAAGCTTAGGCGGAGATTTGAGAGCTTGAACAAAAAACTTGGCAAAGAGTTATCGGATTCAAAAGCATCATTTGTGAAGGCTGTGCAAGAGCTTGAAAGTGAGAAAAGAGCCAGAGAAGTAATGGAACAGGTATGTGATGAATTAGCTAGAGATATCGGTGAAGACAGAGCTGAAGCAGAAGAGATGAAGAGGGAATCTgcaaaagttcaagaagagcTTGAACAGGAAAGAGAGATGCTCCAGTTAGCTGATAGATTGCGCGAGGAAAGGGCTCATGTGAAACTCTCCGAGGCCAAGAATCATTTCGAGGAGAAAAATTCTGCTATTGACAAGCTAAGAAAGCAGCTTGAAGGATTCCTGGGGAAGAAAAAGACCAAAGGTAAGAGAAACGGTTCCCTAAATTTCAGAAATAATGAAGATACGGCATCCTTGAGTAAAGAAAAAGACGATGATGGAGAAGTGGAGAATGTTGCAGACTGCGGGGAAGACTCAGCAGAAAGTGATCTTCATTCAATTGAACTAAACATGGACAATTCCAATAAGAGCTACAATTGGGCTTATCCATCTAATGTAGTTCGTGAGTCAAAACGAATATCAGTTGAtgaaagaagaacaagaaactCCATCGCTGGGCAGCCCAGAAGAAGCACTCCCATTCAAAGGAGCATTTCTGGTGGAGTTGTCGAGTATGTCAATCAAGCTGCAAATCTTCCAACCTCAGGAGATGGATTAGACAGGGAAAGACTTCATGAACTCGAGAAACTAGGCCAACGATATAGTTATCTGGATGAAGCACAGAGACTTAAAGCAGTGAAGGGCCTTAAAGATCATCTATTAGCTAGTTCCGGGACAGGATCTTGCAAAGACATTTCCAGCCCCATCCGACAGTGGGAGCAACCTTGGCCTTCTAGAGATCCTTGTGGTACAATTCAGGAAAAATCGAGCATTATTCAGGGGAGTGCCACAAAATCAAGGCTAGGAGAAGGCCAAAGTGTCAGAAGATCAAGACGGTGA
- the LOC107002662 gene encoding calcium homeostasis endoplasmic reticulum protein, whose product MDRQAPDYAAAMAFAQQQHQAANTQQQQQFGFHPQHQQFPPSIHGPPFPGPHSSLQQFPYPRPMQQPQLHPHTPPPHLLHLQQQQQPPPAFPPHMPPHLVPSLFFNPYDSPPPPSPPPSDPELQKRIDKLIEYAVKNGPEFEAMIREKQQDNPAYSFLFGGEGHYYYRYKLWMSTRPPGGAFNPPFPSSSLPMMHPPNPMMSPSPLTPYNASNASAAMLGPSHLHRPPFPPFYDQHHSQPFSRADYEHSYGPFKGLSRPLPSDVEMELSNVINNLTGTKESIKGAKSWFMQRSPFVPALAEALRDRVFSIDDSERQLHIVYLANDILFDSLQRRINPPELDNEALAFKPVLGPMLARIYHNPQNKEENQSRLQKILQFWGTKEVYDQDTIRALENEMIGGIPANFSVPPKELIMPDTSAAAGLMHQAANQSSFQWKPDQQSLANLADQGKQIPLIPSVAPQQFHAGAVPPTGFPGLMPIPSSVPPANLQPAAHLTPASIANVGEKVPPYPLFPPGLIPGMVRKMQIGSGVPYSPMSPLDIPTVIPPSTVSESEILERVSKFFRDIGEVNPSEGPIKQSESANDYDDYERDSPVRKGGACIPPPLNLQVDPETGTYPDGSIPQKPGSNTSGRLGLGATANPNEPNQYDDVYTSYRKDRSTNYHTSMSARTATR is encoded by the exons TCCATTTCCAGGCCCACATTCTTCTCTTCAACAGTTCCCTTACCCTCGCCCTATGCAGCAACCACAACTCCATCCGCATACACCCCCTCCacatcttcttcatcttcagcagcaacaacaaccaCCTCCTGCTTTTCCACCACACATGCCTCCTCATCTTGTTCCATCACTTTTTTTCAATCCGTATGATTCTCCTCCACCTCCTTCTCCTCCACCATCTGATCCTGAACTCCAAAAGCgtattgataaattaattgaatatGCTGTCAAGAATGGTCCTGAGTTTGAAGCCATGATCCGTGAAAAGCAGCAAGACAATCCTGCTTACAGTTTCCTCTTTGGTGGTGAAGGTCATTATTACTATCGCTATAAGCTTTGGATGTCTACTCGCCCCCCTGGTGGGGCCTTCAATCCTCCTTTCCCATCCTCTTCATTGCCTATGATGCATCCACCAAATCCTATGATGAGTCCGTCACCCTTAACTCCATATAATGCCTCCAATGCTTCTGCTGCAATGTTAGGTCCATCCCATTTGCATCGACCCCCTTTCCCACCATTTTATGATCAGCATCATTCTCAGCCTTTTAGCCGAGCAGATTATGAACATTCATATGGGCCTTTCAAAGGTCTATCTAGGCCTCTTCCATCAGATGTAGAGATGGAGCTTAGTAATGTCATAAATAATCTTACTGGTACGAAAGAGTCAATTAAAGGTGCCAAGAGTTGGTTTATGCAGAGATCTCCATTTGTACCTGCTTTGGCTGAGGCGCTCAGAGACAGGGTGTTTTCCATAGATGATTCGGAGAGGCAACTGCATATAGTCTATCTTGCCAATGACATCTTATTTGATAG CTTGCAGCGACGAATTAATCCTCCTGAGCTTGACAATGAGGCACTTGCTTTTAAGCCTGTTTTGGGTCCCATGCTTGCGAGGATATACCACAACCCTCAAAACAAGGAAGAAAATCAATCTCGGCTTCAAAAAATTCTACAGTTTTGGGGTACGAAGGAGGTTTATGATCAGGATACTATTCGTGCACTTGAAAATGAGATGATAGGTGGAATCCCTGCAAATTTTTCTGTTCCTCCAAAGGAATTAATCATGCCAGATACTTCTGCTGCTGCAG GATTAATGCACCAGGCAGCAAATCAGAGTAGTTTTCAGTGGAAGCCTGACCAGCAAAGTTTAGCAAATCTAGCTGATCAAGGCAAACAAATTCCTCTTATACCATCTGTTGCACCACAGCAATTTCATGCTGGTGCTGTTCCGCCTACTGGATTTCCTGGGTTAATGCCTATACCATCTTCTGTTCCACCAGCAAATCTACAACCGGCAGCTCATCTGACACCAGCATCAATTGCAAATGTAGGTGAAAAAGTACCTCCGTACCCCTTGTTCCCTCCTGGTCTGATTCCTGGTATGGTCAGGAAGATGCAGATTGGTAGTGGGGTGCCTTACTCTCCCATGAGCCCCTTGGATATTCCCACCGTCATACCACCCTCGACTGTGTCAGAATCTGAAATTCTTGAAAGGGTGTCTAAATTTTTTAGAGATATTGGAGAAGTGAATCCATCAGAAGGACCTATTAAACAATCTGAATCAGCCAACGATTACGATGACTATGAGAGAGACTCTCCTGTCCGGAAGGGAGGAGCTTGCATTCCTCCACCTCTAAACCTTCAAGTTGATCCGGAAACTGGGACCTATCCTGATGGAAGTATTCCGCAGAAACCTGGATCGAATACCTCTGGACGATTAGGACTTGGAGCCACAGCCAATCCAAACGAACCTAATCAATATGATGATGTTTACACTTCTTACAGGAAAGATAGAAGCACCAATTATCATACATCAATGAGTGCAAGAACTGCTACGAGGTGA